One genomic segment of Equus quagga isolate Etosha38 chromosome 20, UCLA_HA_Equagga_1.0, whole genome shotgun sequence includes these proteins:
- the EIF2B2 gene encoding translation initiation factor eIF-2B subunit beta isoform X1 — protein sequence MPGAAARGSELSERIESFVETLKRGGGRRSSEDMARETLGLLRRIITDHRWSNAEELMELIRREGRRMAAAQPSETTVGNMVRRVLRIIREEYGRLHGRSDESDQQESLHKLLTSGGLTEDFSLHYAQLQSNIIEAISELLVELEGTTENIAAQALEHIHSNEVIMTIGFSRTVEAFLKEAARKRKFHVIVAECAPFCQGHEMAVNLSDAGIETTVMTDAAIFAVMSRVNKVIIGTKTILANGALRAVTGTHTLALAAKHHSTPLIVCAPMFKLSPQFPNEEDSFHKFVAPEEVLPFTEGDILEKVSVHCPVFDYVPPELITLFISNIGGNAPSYIYRLMSELYHPDDHVL from the exons ATGCCAGGAGCCGCGGCGAGGGGCTCGGAGTTGTCCGAGAGGATCGAGAGTTTCGTGGAGACCCTGAAGCGGGGCGGCGGGAGGCGCAGCTCCGAGGACATGGCTCGGGAGACCCTGGGGCTGCTGCGCCGGATCATCACGGACCACCGCTGGAGCAACGCAG AGGAGCTGATGGAGCTGATCCGCAGAGAGGGCCGGAGGATGGCGGCCGCGCAGCCCTCAGAGACTACCGTGGGCAACATGGTGCGGAGAGTGCTCAGGATTATCCGGGAGGAGTATGGCAG ACTCCACGGACGGAGCGACGAGAGCGATCAGCAGGAGTCCCTGCACAAACTTTTGACATCTGGAGGCCTGACCGAGGACTTCAGCTTACATTATGCGCAACTCCAGTCCAACATCATTGAGGCAATTAGCGAGCTGCTTGTGGAACTGG AAGGGACAACGGAGAACATTGCAGCCCAGGCTCTGGAGCACATCCACTCCAATGAGGTGATCATGACCATTGGCTTCTCTCGAACAGTAGAGGCCTTCCTCAAAGAGGCCGCCCGGAAGAGGAAATTCCATGTCATTGTGGCAGAGTGTGCTCCTTTCTGCCAG GGCCATGAAATGGCAGTCAATTTGTCCGATGCGGGTATTGAGACAACTGTCATGACTGATGCTGCCATTTTTGCTGTTATGTCAAGAGTCAACAAG GTGATCATTGGCACAAAGACCATCCTGGCCAATGGTGCCTTGAGAGCTGTGACAGGAACTCACACTCTAGCATTGGCAGCAAAACACCATTCCACGCCACTCATCGTCTGTGCTCCTATGTTCAAGCTTTCCCCACAG ttcccCAATGAAGAAGATTCATTTCACAAGTTTGTGGCTCCTGAAGAAGTCCTGCCTTTCACAGAAG GGGACATTCTGGAGAAGGTCAGCGTTCACTGCCCTGTGTTTGACTACGTCCCCCCAGAGCTCATTACCCTCTTTATCTCCAACATTGGTGGGAACGCACCTTCCTACATATACCGCCTGATGAGTGAACTCTACCATCCTGATGATCATGTCCTATGA
- the EIF2B2 gene encoding translation initiation factor eIF-2B subunit beta isoform X2 → MPGAAARGSELSERIESFVETLKRGGGRRSSEDMARETLGLLRRIITDHRWSNAEELMELIRREGRRMAAAQPSETTVGNMVRRVLRIIREEYGRLHGRSDESDQQESLHKLLTSGGLTEDFSLHYAQLQSNIIEAISELLVELEGTTENIAAQALEHIHSNEVIMTIGFSRTVEAFLKEAARKRKFHVIVAECAPFCQGHEMAVNLSDAGIETTVMTDAAIFAVMSRVNKVIIGTKTILANGALRAVTGTHTLALAAKHHSTPLIVCAPMFKLSPQFPNEEDSFHKFVAPEEVLPFTEE, encoded by the exons ATGCCAGGAGCCGCGGCGAGGGGCTCGGAGTTGTCCGAGAGGATCGAGAGTTTCGTGGAGACCCTGAAGCGGGGCGGCGGGAGGCGCAGCTCCGAGGACATGGCTCGGGAGACCCTGGGGCTGCTGCGCCGGATCATCACGGACCACCGCTGGAGCAACGCAG AGGAGCTGATGGAGCTGATCCGCAGAGAGGGCCGGAGGATGGCGGCCGCGCAGCCCTCAGAGACTACCGTGGGCAACATGGTGCGGAGAGTGCTCAGGATTATCCGGGAGGAGTATGGCAG ACTCCACGGACGGAGCGACGAGAGCGATCAGCAGGAGTCCCTGCACAAACTTTTGACATCTGGAGGCCTGACCGAGGACTTCAGCTTACATTATGCGCAACTCCAGTCCAACATCATTGAGGCAATTAGCGAGCTGCTTGTGGAACTGG AAGGGACAACGGAGAACATTGCAGCCCAGGCTCTGGAGCACATCCACTCCAATGAGGTGATCATGACCATTGGCTTCTCTCGAACAGTAGAGGCCTTCCTCAAAGAGGCCGCCCGGAAGAGGAAATTCCATGTCATTGTGGCAGAGTGTGCTCCTTTCTGCCAG GGCCATGAAATGGCAGTCAATTTGTCCGATGCGGGTATTGAGACAACTGTCATGACTGATGCTGCCATTTTTGCTGTTATGTCAAGAGTCAACAAG GTGATCATTGGCACAAAGACCATCCTGGCCAATGGTGCCTTGAGAGCTGTGACAGGAACTCACACTCTAGCATTGGCAGCAAAACACCATTCCACGCCACTCATCGTCTGTGCTCCTATGTTCAAGCTTTCCCCACAG ttcccCAATGAAGAAGATTCATTTCACAAGTTTGTGGCTCCTGAAGAAGTCCTGCCTTTCACAGAAG agtaa